In Rouxiella sp. WC2420, the following proteins share a genomic window:
- a CDS encoding ABC transporter ATP-binding protein, giving the protein MDSHPVPPLPLLAIDQLKVQFRGSPATVLDGISLKIEAGKTLALVGESGCGKSVTSLALMGLLPQSAQVMEGEVQFDGHGLLTLSERQYADLRGQDIAMIFQEPMTSLNPALTLGDQISEAVMRHQNVDKAEALRQTLLILQQVQIPAPELRMKAYPHQLSGGMRQRVMIAMALVNQPRLLIADEPTTALDVTIQAQILALLNRMQQQSGSAMLLITHDLGVVAEVADNVAVMYAGQIVEQGDVAALFNDPQHPYTIGLMGSMPSLASRQGPLSTIPGAVPLPADMPQGCRFATRCPFADLRCHQHRPALTSLNNTTHQVACFKAPLEQHFSLQTSLEAMP; this is encoded by the coding sequence ATGGACTCACACCCTGTTCCGCCGCTGCCCTTGCTGGCAATTGATCAATTAAAAGTCCAGTTTCGCGGCAGCCCGGCCACCGTGCTGGACGGTATTTCGCTGAAAATAGAAGCCGGAAAAACGCTGGCACTGGTCGGAGAATCCGGCTGCGGCAAGAGCGTGACCTCGCTGGCGCTGATGGGCCTGCTGCCACAAAGCGCGCAAGTGATGGAGGGCGAGGTACAGTTTGACGGCCACGGGCTGCTGACCCTGAGTGAACGGCAGTACGCCGATCTGCGCGGCCAGGATATTGCCATGATTTTTCAGGAGCCGATGACCTCGCTGAATCCCGCATTGACCCTCGGCGACCAGATAAGCGAGGCGGTGATGCGCCATCAGAATGTCGATAAAGCCGAGGCCCTGCGGCAAACCCTGCTAATTTTACAGCAAGTGCAGATTCCGGCTCCTGAACTGCGGATGAAAGCCTATCCGCATCAGCTTTCCGGCGGCATGCGCCAAAGGGTGATGATTGCAATGGCGCTGGTGAATCAACCCAGGCTGCTGATTGCCGATGAACCCACCACCGCGCTCGACGTCACTATTCAGGCGCAAATCCTCGCCCTGCTCAATCGCATGCAGCAACAAAGCGGCAGCGCAATGCTGTTGATCACTCATGACCTCGGCGTAGTGGCTGAAGTTGCCGATAACGTGGCGGTGATGTATGCCGGGCAAATCGTCGAACAGGGTGACGTTGCCGCGCTGTTCAACGATCCGCAGCATCCTTACACCATCGGGCTGATGGGATCGATGCCGTCTCTGGCCTCACGTCAGGGTCCGCTTTCAACCATTCCGGGCGCGGTGCCGCTGCCTGCCGACATGCCGCAGGGCTGTCGTTTCGCCACCCGCTGCCCGTTTGCCGATCTGCGCTGTCATCAGCATCGCCCCGCGCTGACCTCGCTGAACAATACAACTCATCAGGTCGCCTGTTTTAAAGCACCGCTGGAACAGCACTTTTCCCTGCAAACCTCACTGGAGGCGATGCCATGA
- a CDS encoding ABC transporter permease: protein MSQVIFSTTQSVSAKRPNRVLGKFLSNKSAVIGAAIVIIFALLALFAPWISPFDPIRADFMAVRKAPSALHWLGTDELGRDILSRLFWGARTSLMAGCVSVVIAIAIGVPLGLLAGYWQGWIDSVISRIIEAMLSCPFLVLAIALGAFLGPSIGNAMIAIGLSAMPIFARLTRAQVMNIRNEEYIEGARAIGLPDRWIIVKYVLPNVMSPIVVQATLAIASAIITEASLSFLGLGQQPPYASWGAMLNTARSFLGQSPWMSLFPGLAIFLAVQGFNLLGDGLRDALDPRAD, encoded by the coding sequence ATGAGCCAAGTCATTTTCTCGACTACACAGTCAGTTAGCGCAAAACGGCCCAATCGCGTGCTTGGCAAATTTTTGTCAAACAAAAGCGCGGTGATTGGCGCAGCGATTGTGATAATTTTTGCTTTGCTCGCCCTATTTGCGCCGTGGATTTCACCGTTTGATCCGATCAGGGCTGACTTTATGGCGGTGCGCAAAGCACCTTCCGCGCTGCACTGGCTGGGCACCGACGAATTGGGCCGCGACATTCTCTCGCGGCTGTTTTGGGGGGCGCGCACCTCGCTGATGGCGGGCTGTGTTTCAGTGGTTATTGCTATCGCCATCGGCGTGCCGCTGGGCCTGCTGGCCGGCTACTGGCAAGGATGGATCGACAGCGTTATTTCAAGAATCATCGAGGCCATGCTTTCTTGCCCATTCCTGGTGCTGGCCATTGCGCTGGGTGCGTTTCTCGGCCCAAGTATTGGTAACGCGATGATCGCCATCGGGCTGTCTGCAATGCCGATTTTTGCCCGCCTGACCCGCGCGCAGGTGATGAACATCCGCAATGAAGAATATATAGAAGGCGCAAGGGCTATCGGCTTGCCCGACCGCTGGATAATCGTCAAATATGTCTTACCCAACGTGATGTCCCCGATTGTGGTTCAAGCGACGCTGGCCATTGCCTCGGCGATTATTACCGAGGCCAGCCTGTCGTTTCTGGGATTGGGACAACAGCCCCCTTACGCCTCGTGGGGTGCGATGCTGAACACCGCGCGCAGCTTTCTGGGGCAGTCGCCGTGGATGTCACTGTTTCCCGGTCTGGCGATATTTCTCGCCGTACAAGGGTTTAATTTATTGGGCGATGGCTTGCGCGATGCGCTTGATCCGCGAGCGGATTAA
- a CDS encoding dihydrodipicolinate synthase family protein, whose protein sequence is MTTPQFHGVIPPVPTLLDAHQQLDRQGMKNLIDFTVAGGVNGLFFLGSAGEFAHMSEALRHEVATFCTQYVDKRVPVLIGAAHPGTEATLSFARHAKSVGADGVVVVNPYYNPLAEENIYLHYSYLAENLDLPIVIYNFPALTGQSIPVSVITRLAQKYRNIVGLKDTVDSLNHIRETLQAVKPLRPDFAVFAGYDEYLFGTLILGGAGSIPASANFAPQLTCGIYQAWQDKDFAKAVQLQQQLSWLPPLYALDTPFYNVIKHAIKLVGVDVQVHSLRPAQPLSEAKKEHVKAILQQANLL, encoded by the coding sequence ATGACCACTCCCCAGTTTCACGGCGTGATCCCGCCGGTCCCCACTTTGCTTGACGCTCACCAACAGCTCGACAGGCAGGGCATGAAAAACCTGATTGATTTCACTGTTGCCGGTGGCGTCAATGGGTTGTTCTTTCTTGGCAGCGCCGGGGAATTCGCGCACATGTCCGAGGCTCTGCGCCACGAGGTAGCGACCTTCTGCACCCAGTATGTTGATAAACGCGTGCCCGTGCTGATTGGTGCTGCACATCCGGGCACTGAAGCGACGCTGAGCTTTGCCCGCCATGCCAAGAGTGTCGGCGCGGACGGTGTGGTGGTGGTCAATCCTTACTACAATCCGCTGGCCGAAGAAAATATCTATCTGCATTACAGCTATCTGGCTGAAAACCTTGACCTGCCGATTGTCATTTACAACTTTCCGGCTCTGACCGGGCAGTCGATCCCGGTTTCGGTCATCACCCGCCTGGCGCAAAAATATCGCAACATTGTTGGGCTGAAAGACACCGTCGATAGCCTGAATCATATTCGTGAGACCCTCCAGGCAGTCAAGCCACTGCGTCCTGATTTTGCGGTGTTTGCCGGTTACGATGAATATCTTTTTGGCACGCTGATTCTCGGGGGTGCAGGCTCTATCCCCGCCAGCGCCAATTTTGCTCCGCAGCTGACCTGCGGTATTTATCAGGCATGGCAGGATAAAGATTTTGCCAAAGCGGTTCAGTTGCAGCAGCAACTTTCCTGGCTGCCGCCGCTGTATGCACTCGATACCCCGTTTTATAACGTGATTAAACATGCGATTAAGCTGGTCGGCGTTGACGTGCAGGTCCACTCTTTGCGCCCCGCCCAGCCGCTGAGCGAAGCGAAAAAAGAACACGTCAAAGCCATTTTGCAGCAGGCCAATCTGCTGTAG
- a CDS encoding ABC transporter substrate-binding protein — MKFRPRLSAALSAVLLLTSAASVYAQSAHAESTLRIGLGADPDQLDPATARTYYGRFVFSAMCDRLVDVDQHLAIVPGLATDWSYSADGKTLSMNLRQGVLFHDGEKFDANAVKYNLDRYLTLTGSLRKSEISSIDSVEVTGPYSVKIHLKNPDAALLMQLTDRAGAMMAPIATAKGNVAAHPVCSGPYEFVSRVQQDRIVLKRFDQYWNKSAYHFDKIIFLPIPDASVRLANLQAGDLDVTEGIAATDVKTVKADSKLALATVTGLGYMGLTVNLNNGTANTTGALAKETKVRQALSLAIDRDALNQVVFQGLFTPANQPFSPVSPYHVDLPIQARNIDKAKALLAEAGVKTPLNIDMLVPNNPTSQQVAQVLQAMVSEAGINLNLQMTEFATLLDKQQRGDYQLSMSGWSGRPDPDGSIYSFLNSKGALNDGRYSNPQVDQWLLSARQTSDVSARKALYKNIVEQENVDLPIIYLYFEPRIFGMSKKIAGFTPYPDGLIRLQGMTLTQ; from the coding sequence ATGAAATTTCGTCCCCGGCTGTCGGCAGCTCTTAGCGCCGTGCTGTTGCTGACCAGCGCTGCTTCTGTTTATGCGCAAAGTGCTCACGCAGAAAGTACTCTGCGCATCGGACTGGGCGCTGACCCGGACCAGCTTGACCCGGCCACTGCCCGCACCTATTACGGTCGCTTTGTCTTTAGCGCGATGTGCGATCGTCTGGTCGACGTCGATCAGCATCTGGCGATCGTTCCCGGCCTCGCTACCGACTGGTCATACAGCGCCGACGGCAAAACTCTGAGCATGAATCTGCGTCAGGGCGTGCTGTTCCACGACGGTGAAAAATTTGATGCCAACGCGGTGAAATACAACCTTGACCGTTACCTGACGCTGACCGGTTCGCTGCGCAAAAGCGAGATTTCTTCCATTGATTCGGTTGAGGTTACCGGCCCTTACAGCGTGAAAATACACCTGAAGAACCCGGATGCCGCACTGCTGATGCAGTTGACCGACCGCGCCGGTGCAATGATGGCCCCAATCGCCACCGCCAAAGGCAACGTGGCGGCGCATCCTGTGTGCTCCGGCCCTTATGAATTCGTCAGCCGCGTACAGCAGGACCGCATCGTGCTAAAGCGTTTTGACCAGTACTGGAATAAAAGCGCCTACCATTTTGACAAGATTATCTTCTTGCCGATCCCTGACGCCTCGGTGCGTTTGGCCAATCTGCAGGCAGGGGATCTGGACGTCACCGAGGGTATTGCCGCCACCGACGTAAAAACCGTGAAGGCAGACAGCAAGCTGGCACTGGCGACGGTGACAGGTCTGGGTTACATGGGGTTAACCGTCAATCTGAATAACGGAACCGCCAACACCACAGGCGCGCTGGCTAAAGAAACCAAGGTTCGCCAGGCACTCTCTTTGGCTATCGACCGTGATGCATTAAATCAGGTGGTGTTCCAGGGCCTGTTTACCCCAGCCAATCAGCCGTTCTCACCCGTCAGTCCTTACCACGTTGATTTGCCCATTCAGGCACGCAACATTGATAAAGCCAAGGCATTGCTGGCCGAGGCCGGGGTAAAAACGCCGCTGAATATCGACATGCTGGTGCCGAATAACCCTACCTCCCAGCAGGTGGCGCAGGTGTTACAGGCCATGGTCAGCGAGGCCGGTATTAACCTCAACTTGCAGATGACTGAATTCGCAACCCTGTTAGACAAACAGCAGCGCGGCGACTATCAACTCAGCATGTCCGGCTGGTCGGGTCGTCCTGACCCTGATGGCAGCATTTATTCGTTCCTCAACAGCAAAGGCGCGCTTAACGATGGCCGATACAGCAATCCCCAGGTTGATCAATGGCTGCTGAGCGCGCGCCAGACCAGCGATGTCTCTGCGCGCAAGGCGTTGTACAAAAATATCGTTGAGCAGGAAAACGTCGACTTGCCGATTATTTATCTGTATTTCGAGCCGCGCATTTTCGGGATGAGCAAAAAAATTGCCGGTTTTACGCCGTATCCTGACGGGCTAATCCGCTTGCAGGGCATGACGCTGACGCAGTAA
- the fhuF gene encoding siderophore-iron reductase FhuF, producing the protein MQILFDSFRDGPLPWVADQFKFMTSDVSDALPLSLLTTEAGCASLLDRYLTAHAQEVRQIDQRRARISMWSQWYFANVLPSWVIISLTHNWQLPIRPDQLYLSLQEEGLPNQIYLQSEGEAFVAHDDAPFYRFDEMIEQHLRPVCQALAAVSDLKPGIYWGNAAVRVNWGIQQAELLNIDTREGKALIDARELSAGRKNPLFQPLRPENPCDPASTLYRRQCCLRYDLPDVAMCPSCPLLLAEKRRRIPTR; encoded by the coding sequence ATGCAGATACTCTTCGATAGCTTCCGCGATGGCCCCCTGCCTTGGGTTGCCGACCAGTTCAAGTTTATGACTTCTGATGTGTCCGATGCGCTGCCGCTTAGTCTGCTGACCACTGAGGCCGGATGTGCCAGCCTGTTGGACCGCTATTTAACTGCGCATGCGCAAGAAGTCCGCCAAATCGACCAACGCCGCGCCCGCATCTCAATGTGGTCCCAATGGTATTTCGCCAATGTTCTGCCAAGCTGGGTAATTATCTCTCTGACCCATAACTGGCAGTTGCCCATCCGCCCTGACCAGCTTTATCTGAGTTTGCAGGAAGAGGGTCTGCCAAATCAGATTTACCTGCAGAGCGAAGGCGAGGCGTTTGTTGCCCATGATGACGCGCCATTTTATCGTTTTGATGAGATGATTGAGCAACACTTACGTCCGGTTTGTCAGGCGCTGGCGGCAGTGTCCGACCTCAAGCCAGGTATTTATTGGGGCAATGCGGCGGTTCGCGTCAACTGGGGCATTCAGCAGGCTGAGTTGCTGAATATCGATACCCGTGAAGGCAAAGCGCTAATTGACGCACGCGAACTGTCGGCAGGCAGGAAAAATCCGCTGTTCCAGCCGCTGCGCCCGGAAAATCCCTGCGATCCGGCCAGTACGCTTTATCGCCGTCAATGCTGCCTGCGTTACGACTTGCCCGACGTCGCCATGTGCCCTTCCTGCCCGCTGTTGCTGGCAGAAAAACGTCGCCGAATTCCCACCCGATGA
- a CDS encoding MFS transporter, translating into MLTVTAGQSRRALVAGSVGNFIEWYEFGVYGYLATVIAGNFFTLEGQSGLTGLILTYASFALAFFCRPIGAIIFGRIGDKIGRKPTLIAVVLLMTVATAIIGLLPTYAAIGVAAPLLLTLMRMLQGLFAGGEFGGAVSLMTEFAPKGKRGIYGAWQSFTVSLGLLTGVGLVALLAHFLTATQLTQWGWRIPFLLALPMGLVALWLRLQLDETPAFKQAKSIESKPLKASPGQTIKAIALGIGRMMGWSAGGYTFLVVMPSYLQTSLHATFLQALVATVLANVGFALAILPAGKLSDKIGRKAVMVAAMLVIIILTFPLLHLLQDAQSSLMAKGIAVLIAGAAIGVVAGPGPAMLAEMFPTHTRYTGLGLSYSLSNAVFSGCAGLIITGLIKETGNLDIPAYYVVATCVVSLFALMTLRGNAHRQEDF; encoded by the coding sequence ATGCTAACCGTTACGGCAGGACAATCGCGGCGCGCGCTGGTCGCAGGCTCCGTCGGCAATTTTATTGAATGGTATGAATTTGGCGTTTACGGCTATCTGGCGACAGTGATTGCCGGTAACTTCTTTACTCTCGAAGGTCAAAGCGGGCTAACCGGCCTGATTCTGACTTACGCCTCTTTTGCGCTGGCATTCTTTTGCCGCCCGATTGGTGCCATCATCTTTGGCCGAATCGGCGACAAGATTGGCCGCAAGCCGACGCTGATTGCTGTCGTGCTGCTGATGACCGTTGCCACGGCAATTATCGGCCTGCTGCCGACCTACGCGGCGATCGGCGTCGCCGCTCCGCTGTTGTTAACCCTGATGCGCATGCTGCAAGGGCTGTTTGCCGGAGGCGAGTTCGGCGGTGCGGTGTCACTGATGACCGAATTCGCCCCCAAGGGTAAACGCGGAATTTATGGTGCCTGGCAGTCTTTCACCGTTTCTTTAGGGCTCCTGACCGGCGTGGGTCTGGTTGCATTGCTGGCGCATTTTCTCACTGCGACACAGTTAACTCAGTGGGGCTGGCGTATTCCTTTCTTGCTGGCATTGCCGATGGGGCTGGTGGCGCTGTGGCTGCGTTTGCAGCTCGACGAAACTCCGGCGTTTAAACAGGCTAAAAGCATTGAATCAAAGCCGCTAAAAGCCTCGCCGGGGCAGACTATCAAGGCAATTGCATTGGGGATTGGCCGCATGATGGGCTGGTCAGCCGGTGGTTATACTTTTCTGGTGGTCATGCCCTCGTATCTGCAGACCTCGTTGCACGCGACTTTCCTGCAGGCGCTAGTGGCTACCGTGCTGGCGAATGTCGGGTTTGCGCTGGCTATCCTTCCGGCGGGTAAACTCAGTGACAAAATAGGTCGTAAAGCCGTGATGGTCGCCGCAATGCTGGTCATTATCATCCTGACCTTCCCTTTACTGCACCTGCTGCAGGACGCACAAAGCAGCCTGATGGCCAAGGGAATTGCCGTGCTGATTGCCGGTGCTGCTATCGGTGTCGTTGCCGGACCTGGCCCTGCGATGCTGGCCGAGATGTTCCCGACCCACACGCGCTATACCGGCCTGGGGCTTTCCTATTCACTTTCCAACGCCGTTTTCTCTGGCTGTGCCGGACTGATTATCACCGGCCTTATCAAGGAAACCGGCAATCTGGATATTCCGGCTTATTATGTGGTTGCGACCTGTGTGGTGAGTTTATTTGCGCTGATGACCCTGCGGGGAAATGCGCACAGGCAGGAAGATTTTTAG
- a CDS encoding ABC transporter permease, translated as MLELICKRLISAVPTLFLVTLMVFSLQKLLPGDPITAMAGEERDPAVIAQLRAEYHLDDPIPSQYFHWVGNALHGDFGISLRTQEPVLQLIASKLPVTLELSLWAMLIALIIGIGMGITAAVNKGTWIDNGANFVALSGISVPHFWLGVLLIMFFSVKLQWLPASGYVPFSEDPLQNLRTMILPAAVLGTGLSATLMRHTRAAMIAVMKTDYIRTARAKGLLRKKVIFKHALRNALVPIITLTTLLFGELLGGAVLCEQVFTLPGFGKMIVDSVFNRDYAVVQGVVMVVAVGFLVMNLLADVLYVLVNPRMRRG; from the coding sequence ATGCTGGAGTTGATTTGCAAACGTCTGATATCCGCCGTGCCGACGCTGTTTTTGGTCACGCTGATGGTGTTTTCGCTGCAAAAATTGCTGCCGGGCGACCCTATCACTGCAATGGCGGGCGAAGAGCGCGATCCGGCGGTGATCGCGCAGCTGCGGGCGGAATATCACCTCGACGATCCGATCCCGAGTCAGTATTTCCACTGGGTCGGCAACGCGCTGCACGGCGATTTTGGTATCTCGCTGCGCACTCAGGAACCGGTGCTGCAACTGATCGCCAGCAAATTGCCGGTTACGCTGGAGCTTTCACTGTGGGCGATGTTGATCGCGCTGATTATCGGCATCGGCATGGGTATCACGGCGGCGGTAAATAAAGGTACCTGGATTGATAACGGGGCCAACTTTGTTGCGCTGTCCGGCATTTCGGTCCCGCATTTCTGGCTCGGCGTGTTGTTGATCATGTTTTTCTCGGTGAAATTGCAGTGGTTACCGGCCTCAGGTTACGTGCCGTTTTCCGAGGATCCGCTGCAAAATCTGCGTACCATGATTTTGCCGGCGGCGGTGCTTGGCACGGGTCTTTCTGCAACGCTGATGCGCCACACGCGAGCGGCAATGATTGCAGTAATGAAAACCGACTACATTCGTACCGCACGCGCCAAGGGTCTGCTGCGCAAGAAAGTGATCTTCAAACACGCACTGCGCAATGCGCTGGTACCGATTATTACTCTGACAACCCTGCTGTTCGGCGAACTGCTGGGCGGAGCGGTGTTGTGCGAACAGGTGTTCACCCTCCCCGGCTTTGGCAAGATGATTGTCGATTCAGTGTTCAACCGAGATTATGCGGTGGTTCAGGGCGTGGTAATGGTGGTCGCGGTGGGTTTTCTAGTGATGAACCTGCTGGCCGACGTGCTTTATGTGCTGGTCAATCCACGGATGCGAAGGGGATAA
- a CDS encoding gamma-glutamyltransferase family protein — protein MSQSYDFNVGYPTLRPSMMGANAVCASQPLAAQAGMRMLMLGGNAVDAAVATAMALTVVEPSGNGVGSDAFAIVWDGKKAHALNASGRSPAAWNAEYFAGKSAMPMYGWDSVSVPGAVSAWVELAKKFGSLPLTTLAQPAIDYARNGFPVSPLIGRLWKIAVKKLSDQPGFKECFAPNGVAPQIGEIFRNPALADTLELIAKTSGEAFYRGELAEKIIAHSQSCGGAMTLDDLANHQVDWVETMTQSFAGGTVHELPPNGQGIATLIALGILEKLDIGSQPVDSVQTIHLSIEAMKLALADLDQHIADVDHMHFSPEHLLSDEYLQQRADLIDPKRASDVTYGSPKPGGTVYLTTADASGMMVSFIQSNYMGFGSGVVVPGTGISMQNRGCGFVLDPTHANCVAPNKRPLHTIIPAFATDGEGKPLMSFGLMGGPMQAQGHLQLAVRVMLYGQNPQAAIDAPRWRVTEGRQVAIESTLDTNTLAALRAMGHELIVEDPLQGHNFGGAQVIVRHPQGHYLAGTESRKDGQALVM, from the coding sequence ATGTCTCAGTCTTATGATTTTAACGTCGGCTATCCGACACTGCGCCCAAGCATGATGGGCGCCAATGCCGTCTGTGCCTCACAGCCTTTGGCGGCACAGGCAGGAATGCGCATGCTGATGCTGGGCGGTAACGCGGTGGATGCCGCCGTGGCAACCGCGATGGCACTGACCGTGGTTGAACCCAGCGGTAATGGCGTTGGCAGTGATGCCTTTGCCATTGTCTGGGATGGTAAAAAAGCCCATGCATTGAACGCCTCGGGGCGCTCACCGGCGGCCTGGAATGCAGAATATTTTGCCGGAAAATCAGCCATGCCAATGTACGGATGGGATTCGGTCTCAGTGCCGGGCGCAGTTTCCGCCTGGGTTGAATTGGCGAAAAAATTCGGTAGCCTGCCGCTGACTACGCTGGCGCAACCCGCTATCGACTACGCGCGCAATGGCTTTCCGGTATCGCCGCTGATTGGCCGCCTGTGGAAAATCGCGGTGAAAAAACTCAGCGATCAACCGGGCTTTAAAGAGTGCTTTGCGCCAAACGGCGTAGCCCCCCAAATTGGTGAAATCTTCCGTAACCCAGCGCTGGCCGACACATTGGAGCTGATTGCCAAAACCAGTGGCGAAGCGTTTTATCGCGGCGAACTAGCGGAGAAAATCATCGCCCACAGTCAATCCTGTGGCGGTGCCATGACGCTGGACGATTTGGCTAACCATCAGGTTGATTGGGTGGAAACCATGACCCAGTCGTTCGCCGGTGGAACGGTGCATGAATTGCCACCCAACGGTCAGGGGATCGCCACGCTGATTGCGCTGGGAATTCTGGAGAAGCTGGATATTGGCTCGCAGCCGGTAGATTCAGTGCAGACTATCCATTTATCGATTGAAGCGATGAAACTGGCGCTGGCCGATCTCGACCAGCATATTGCTGACGTCGATCATATGCATTTCAGCCCCGAACATTTGCTGAGCGACGAATATCTGCAACAGCGCGCCGACCTGATTGACCCCAAACGTGCCAGCGATGTGACTTACGGCTCACCAAAACCAGGCGGCACCGTGTATCTCACTACCGCCGATGCCAGCGGCATGATGGTGTCATTTATTCAGTCAAATTATATGGGCTTCGGTTCGGGCGTGGTAGTTCCAGGCACTGGGATTAGCATGCAGAATCGCGGCTGCGGCTTTGTGCTGGACCCGACGCACGCCAACTGTGTTGCGCCGAACAAACGCCCGCTGCATACCATTATTCCGGCGTTTGCAACTGACGGCGAAGGCAAGCCACTGATGTCGTTTGGCCTGATGGGCGGCCCGATGCAGGCTCAGGGACACTTACAGCTGGCGGTACGCGTTATGCTTTATGGGCAGAATCCGCAGGCCGCAATCGATGCGCCGCGCTGGAGGGTGACTGAGGGCCGTCAGGTGGCCATTGAATCAACGCTGGACACCAACACCCTCGCTGCGCTGCGTGCCATGGGGCATGAGCTGATAGTAGAAGACCCGTTACAGGGTCACAACTTCGGCGGCGCACAGGTTATCGTTCGTCATCCACAGGGCCACTACCTCGCCGGGACCGAATCGCGTAAAGATGGCCAGGCGCTGGTGATGTAA
- a CDS encoding ABC transporter ATP-binding protein, translating to MNTHPHPILEAVGLSKVFAGPPSLFRKTPGVQAVDRVSLRIFQGETLAIVGESGSGKSTLGRLLLQLLRASEGDVFYQGQNISRLSNAQMKPLRREMQIIFQDPFASLNPRMTVEQIVGEPLWLHNIVPDAAARRERVRELLTTVGLPAAFSGRYPHEFSGGQRQRIGIARALASQPKLLLGDEPVSALDVSVQAQVVNLLESLKQQFGLTMIVVAHGLAVIRHMSDRVAVMYLGQIVELAKVDDIFDAPLHPYTQALIASAPLLTPGVKRPVDLLQGDMPNPANMPGGCRFHTRCAYATDQCRRVEPLLENVGDSRQVACHRWSELLRSRTAVLIPPPSAAFTLRRALFEQASNQLATSLNANTTEGTTP from the coding sequence ATGAACACTCATCCGCACCCTATCCTCGAAGCCGTCGGTCTGAGCAAAGTATTTGCCGGTCCGCCATCACTGTTTCGTAAGACTCCCGGCGTGCAGGCCGTAGACCGGGTTTCTCTGCGTATTTTTCAGGGCGAAACGCTGGCGATTGTTGGCGAGTCAGGCTCGGGAAAATCCACTCTTGGCCGCCTGTTACTGCAACTGCTGCGCGCCAGCGAGGGTGACGTGTTTTATCAAGGGCAAAATATCAGCCGCCTGTCGAATGCACAGATGAAGCCACTGCGCCGCGAGATGCAGATCATTTTTCAAGACCCGTTTGCCTCGCTGAATCCGCGCATGACCGTTGAGCAAATCGTCGGTGAACCACTGTGGCTGCACAATATTGTGCCCGATGCCGCCGCGCGCCGTGAGAGAGTTCGCGAGCTGCTGACCACCGTCGGCCTGCCAGCCGCCTTCAGTGGGCGCTATCCGCACGAGTTCTCCGGTGGCCAGCGGCAAAGGATTGGCATTGCCCGCGCACTGGCTTCACAACCTAAACTGCTGCTTGGCGATGAACCTGTTTCGGCGCTGGACGTCTCGGTGCAGGCGCAGGTGGTAAATCTGCTGGAAAGCCTCAAGCAGCAGTTTGGCCTGACAATGATTGTCGTCGCCCACGGGCTGGCGGTGATCCGCCATATGAGTGACAGAGTGGCAGTGATGTATCTCGGGCAAATCGTCGAACTGGCCAAGGTGGACGATATTTTTGATGCCCCGCTGCATCCTTACACTCAGGCGCTGATTGCCTCCGCCCCGCTGCTGACGCCGGGAGTAAAGCGGCCGGTAGACCTGTTGCAGGGCGATATGCCAAATCCGGCCAATATGCCCGGCGGCTGTCGTTTTCATACGCGCTGCGCCTACGCCACCGATCAGTGTCGGCGGGTGGAACCGCTGCTGGAAAATGTCGGCGACTCGCGGCAGGTGGCCTGCCATCGCTGGTCTGAGCTATTACGTTCCAGAACGGCGGTGCTTATTCCGCCTCCCTCGGCGGCCTTTACGCTGCGCCGCGCCCTATTCGAACAGGCCAGCAACCAGCTGGCGACCTCGCTTAACGCCAATACCACTGAAGGAACAACGCCATGA